TTCCCAGCTTATTCAAACGATGCCAAAAGGTATGATAACGCAGGCCCAGAAGATCGGCCGCTTTTTGCTTGCTCCCACCACTATACTCAAGTGCTTTTTTCAGATAGGCTCTTTCGATTTCCTCCAGGATATCATCCAGCACAACCCCATTTTTTACCTCTTCCAGGTCGAACCTGCGTTGCTCTATACTTTCGATCCACCGTTGCTTGTGGAACGAAATGGCCAGGCTGTCCGGCAGAATAATATTCGTGCTGGAAAGGGTCACGCTGCGCTCCATCAGGTTTTCAAGCTCACGGATATTGCCGGGGAAATCATATTTATTCAAAAGGTCGATAGCGTAAGATGAAATTTTGGTAATTTCTTTGCCCATTTCATGGGAATATTTTTCAAGAAAATGCTGGGCCAAAAGCCGCAGGTCGCTCTTTCTTTCCCGCAACGGCGGCAGCTTGATTTCAATCACATTCAGCCGGTAAAACAGATCTTCTCGAAAACGTCCGGCAATGACCTCTTTTTCCAGATCCTTGTTGGTAGCGGAAATAAAACGGATATCTACGGCAATGTCTTCGTTGCCGCCCACAGCCTTAAAGACCCTTTCCTGAACCGCCCTGAGCAGCTTGACCTGCATCGGAGGGCTGATTTCCCCGATTTCATCTAGAAAAACCGTACCTTTGTCGGCAATTTCAAAAAGCCCCTTTTTGTCCTGGGTAGCACCGGTAAACGCGCCTTTCCTGTGACCAAACAGCTCGCTTTCCATCAATGTCTCGGGGATTCCGCTGCAGTTGATGACCACAAAGGGATTATCGCGCCGGTCACTCTGCTCATGAATGGCACGGGCGATCAATTCCTTGCCGGTTCCGCTTTCACCGGTGATCAGGATGTTGGTCCGGGTTTTGGAAACCTGTTTGATCATTTTATAGACGTTCATCATCGCAGGACTGTTGCCGATGATCTTCCCGAAATGAAGCGTTTTTTTGAGTTCATCATCGATGATCTCTTTTTCATGCTCCAGGGTTTTCAATTTCAGCGCTTTGGCAATGGTCACTTCAAGCTCTTCATTGTCAAAAGGCTTGGGGACATAGTCATAGGCGCCTTCATTCATGGCTTCGACCGCGGTTTCGGTGGTTGCATAGGCGGATATCATGATGACCACGGTATTCGGATTTCGCCGTTTCGACGCCCGCAGCACGTCTAGACCGGTCATATCACCCAACCGGATGTCGCACAGCAAAAGATCGAAGTCGGTTTTCGCTATCATCGAGATCGCCCGGCGGCCGCTTTCAGCGCATGAAACCTGATACCCTTCCCGGGAGAGTAAGTGTTCGAGCACCTCTCGCATGCTGAGCTCATCGTCGACAATCAGTATGTGGGGAGTATTGTTTGACATGGGCAGATTCATTGTCGGAGGTTGTCGCAAAATAAACTGCTTTATATTTGAAGCAAAGCGATCCTCAAACGAAGCGCTCGTCCTGAAACACAACCTTACCTTCTACCATCGTAAAAACCGCCTTGCCTTGCATATCCCAGCCGTCAAAGGGGGTGTTGCGGCTAAGCGACTGGAAACTGCCGGCATCGACTTGATATGCCCTGTCAGGATCAATGATGGTAATGTCGGCCGGTCGCCCTATTCTCAAACCGCTTTCAAGTCCTAAAATACGGGCCGGGTTGGACGACATCTTGGCAATAAGGTCGGTGATGGTAAGGACACCGTCATCAACCAGTTTCAATCCCAGAGACAGCGAGGTCTCGAGCCCGACGATGCCGTTGGCAGCCAGGTCGAATTCTACTTCCTTTTCAATCAAAGCATGCGGGGCGTGATCCGTGGCGATAACATCAATAGTCCCGTCGGCCAGTCCCTGGCGAACAGCCTCCCGGTCATGGCGGGACCGCAAGGGGGGATTCATCTTGGCATTGGTATTATAGTCGCAAACGGCCTCATCGGTAAGGGTGAAATAATGGGGTGCGGTTTCGGCCGTAACCGGCACCCCTCTGTTTTTTGCATCTCTGATGGCCCGGACCGATTCCAGGGTGCTGACATGGGCGATGTGCAGCGGGCTTGCTGTCAATTCACAAAGGGCGATATCCCGCATCACCATGACACTTTCGGCGGCATTGGGTATGCCCGCAAGCCCCATCCGGGTCGCGACCTCACCCTCGTTCATCACGCCGCCCCCGGCCAAATCAAGAAACTCGCAGTGGGAAATGACCGGCAGACCGAATCCTTTGGCATATTCCAGGGCCCTGCGCATCAGTTGACCGT
This genomic window from Candidatus Desulfatibia profunda contains:
- a CDS encoding sigma-54-dependent Fis family transcriptional regulator, producing MSNNTPHILIVDDELSMREVLEHLLSREGYQVSCAESGRRAISMIAKTDFDLLLCDIRLGDMTGLDVLRASKRRNPNTVVIMISAYATTETAVEAMNEGAYDYVPKPFDNEELEVTIAKALKLKTLEHEKEIIDDELKKTLHFGKIIGNSPAMMNVYKMIKQVSKTRTNILITGESGTGKELIARAIHEQSDRRDNPFVVINCSGIPETLMESELFGHRKGAFTGATQDKKGLFEIADKGTVFLDEIGEISPPMQVKLLRAVQERVFKAVGGNEDIAVDIRFISATNKDLEKEVIAGRFREDLFYRLNVIEIKLPPLRERKSDLRLLAQHFLEKYSHEMGKEITKISSYAIDLLNKYDFPGNIRELENLMERSVTLSSTNIILPDSLAISFHKQRWIESIEQRRFDLEEVKNGVVLDDILEEIERAYLKKALEYSGGSKQKAADLLGLRYHTFWHRLNKLGIETRIEP
- a CDS encoding dihydroorotase; its protein translation is MRMLIKGGRVVDPGNIDGIMDILIENGKIAAVRPSASGEDPSDPRTGSSATKCGKGSADRIIDAAGKIVTPGLIDMHVHLREPGYEYKETIATGCRAAAYGGFTAVCAMPNTKPVNDSRYVTEYIIRKAEAVGSVRVYPVAAISIGLQGKGLCEYQELKEAGAVAFSDDGNPVIDGQLMRRALEYAKGFGLPVISHCEFLDLAGGGVMNEGEVATRMGLAGIPNAAESVMVMRDIALCELTASPLHIAHVSTLESVRAIRDAKNRGVPVTAETAPHYFTLTDEAVCDYNTNAKMNPPLRSRHDREAVRQGLADGTIDVIATDHAPHALIEKEVEFDLAANGIVGLETSLSLGLKLVDDGVLTITDLIAKMSSNPARILGLESGLRIGRPADITIIDPDRAYQVDAGSFQSLSRNTPFDGWDMQGKAVFTMVEGKVVFQDERFV